The following coding sequences are from one Nicotiana tomentosiformis chromosome 3, ASM39032v3, whole genome shotgun sequence window:
- the LOC108948889 gene encoding uncharacterized protein: MDIGAWCDSDAVNICWWRSYSGRDYDPFVTYRFPVSRSSRGPIWRLLWKKIRKDKRRVFDCSNSMRFTYDPHSYSQNFDEQGSIFADDDELSRSFSARFAVPSRIFPKK, encoded by the coding sequence ATGGATATCGGAGCTTGGTGCGATTCCGACGCCGTTAACATCTGCTGGTGGCGGAGCTACTCCGGCAGAGACTATGATCCGTTCGTCACCTATAGGTTTCCGGTGAGCAGATCGAGCAGAGGACCTATTTGGAGATTGCTATGGAAGAAGATCAGGAAAGACAAAAGGCGAGTTTTCGATTGCTCTAATTCAATGCGGTTTACTTACGATCCGCATTCTTATTCACAGAATTTTGATGAGCAGGGTTCTATTTTTGCTGATGATGATGAACTTTCTAGATCATTCTCTGCTCGTTTTGCTGTTCCTTCTAGGATTTTCCCCAAAAAATGA
- the LOC104118620 gene encoding uncharacterized protein isoform X2, with protein sequence MEKEERRKNIMEKGSDGIAHLSSVAGVESQVQNSDGEVEAKGATASQAKNEVESLLVKPSVAKASEDAEVLPRKRNGFLHLFSLRDINSCILISENKRVICSVMISFLVVLSYAHLPHSIARSNSFIASRPLYILLLTDLTIVIARIIRKEVVPDEERREDRQRVNDFGHNWDGALTILEYGLVLYQTIRAIFIDCSFYLVIVICGLSLI encoded by the exons atggaaaaagaagaaagaaggaaaaatataatGGAGAAAGGTTCGGATGGTATAGCACATTTATCATCTG TTGCAGGAGTGGAATCTCAAGTGCAAAATTCTGATGGAGAAGTCGAAGCTAAAGGGGCTACAGCTTCACAGGCTAAGAATGAAGTAGAATCATTGTTAGTCAAGCCATCAGTAGCTAAAGCATCAGAAGATGCCGAGGTGCTTCCAAGAAAACGCAACGGTTtccttcatttattttctcttagAGATATCAATTCTTGCATTTTGATATCTGAGAATAAAAGAGTCATTTGTTCTGTCATGATTTCGTTTTTAGTTGTCCTGTCTTATGCCCATCTCCCACATAGTATAGCAAGGTCAAATAGCTTCATTGCCTCAAGGCCCCTTTATATACTGTTGCTAACTGATTTGACGATAGTAATTGCGCGAATTATTCGCAAGGAAGTAGTTCCTGATGAAGAAAGACGCGAAGACAGACAAAGAGTGAATGATTTCGGACACAATTGGGATGGAGCTCTAACGATATTGGAATACGGTTTGGTTCTCTATCAAACAATTCGTGCCATCTTCATAGACTGCAGTTTCTATTTGGTCATTGTCATATGTGGTCTGTCTCTCATATAA
- the LOC104118620 gene encoding uncharacterized protein isoform X1 produces the protein MEKEERRKNIMEKGSDGIAHLSSASLEGVQDYEIEQLSQPNSSDLVAGVESQVQNSDGEVEAKGATASQAKNEVESLLVKPSVAKASEDAEVLPRKRNGFLHLFSLRDINSCILISENKRVICSVMISFLVVLSYAHLPHSIARSNSFIASRPLYILLLTDLTIVIARIIRKEVVPDEERREDRQRVNDFGHNWDGALTILEYGLVLYQTIRAIFIDCSFYLVIVICGLSLI, from the exons atggaaaaagaagaaagaaggaaaaatataatGGAGAAAGGTTCGGATGGTATAGCACATTTATCATCTG CTAGCTTAGAAGGTGTGCAGGATTATGAGATAGaacaactttctcaaccaaatagTTCTGATTTAGTTGCAGGAGTGGAATCTCAAGTGCAAAATTCTGATGGAGAAGTCGAAGCTAAAGGGGCTACAGCTTCACAGGCTAAGAATGAAGTAGAATCATTGTTAGTCAAGCCATCAGTAGCTAAAGCATCAGAAGATGCCGAGGTGCTTCCAAGAAAACGCAACGGTTtccttcatttattttctcttagAGATATCAATTCTTGCATTTTGATATCTGAGAATAAAAGAGTCATTTGTTCTGTCATGATTTCGTTTTTAGTTGTCCTGTCTTATGCCCATCTCCCACATAGTATAGCAAGGTCAAATAGCTTCATTGCCTCAAGGCCCCTTTATATACTGTTGCTAACTGATTTGACGATAGTAATTGCGCGAATTATTCGCAAGGAAGTAGTTCCTGATGAAGAAAGACGCGAAGACAGACAAAGAGTGAATGATTTCGGACACAATTGGGATGGAGCTCTAACGATATTGGAATACGGTTTGGTTCTCTATCAAACAATTCGTGCCATCTTCATAGACTGCAGTTTCTATTTGGTCATTGTCATATGTGGTCTGTCTCTCATATAA